In Blastopirellula sp. J2-11, a single genomic region encodes these proteins:
- a CDS encoding acyl carrier protein, whose product MPTEQEVFEKVREALVDALGVDEDEVTPEATMVGDLGAESIDFLDIVFRLEKAFSIEIPRAELFPEDILTNAEYVNDGKVTPEGLSELKKRMAFADLSKFEQNPQVSEFGNLLTVNDMCKYVESKLAA is encoded by the coding sequence ATGCCGACGGAACAAGAAGTCTTCGAGAAGGTTCGCGAGGCCTTAGTCGACGCCCTGGGAGTTGACGAAGATGAAGTAACTCCGGAAGCGACGATGGTCGGCGACCTCGGCGCGGAATCCATTGACTTCCTCGATATCGTCTTCCGACTAGAGAAGGCCTTTAGCATCGAGATTCCTCGGGCGGAATTGTTCCCCGAAGATATCTTGACGAACGCCGAATACGTCAACGACGGAAAAGTCACTCCTGAGGGACTTTCTGAATTGAAAAAGCGGATGGCCTTCGCCGACCTGTCGAAGTTTGAACAAAACCCGCAGGTATCGGAATTCGGTAACTTGCTGACGGTGAACGACATGTGCAAATATGTCGAGAGCAAGTTAGCTGCGTAA
- a CDS encoding 3-hydroxyacyl-ACP dehydratase FabZ family protein, producing the protein MRFTLIDRITDLVPGERIMATKCLSLAEEYLEDHFPKFPVMPGVLMLEAMTQTSAWLIRASEDFAHSVVILQEARNVKYADFVEPGEVLTVTADWVKQEGSLTSLKVKGTVAGNMAVSAKLVLQRYNLGGDELTPTDRFAIGKLKEDFNLLYPEGGRA; encoded by the coding sequence ATGCGATTCACCCTGATTGATCGAATCACCGATCTGGTTCCGGGGGAGCGAATTATGGCGACCAAATGCCTTTCGCTCGCCGAAGAATATTTAGAGGATCACTTTCCCAAGTTCCCGGTTATGCCGGGCGTATTGATGCTGGAAGCGATGACGCAAACCAGCGCTTGGCTGATCCGTGCTTCGGAGGATTTCGCGCATAGCGTGGTCATTCTGCAGGAAGCGCGCAACGTCAAATACGCTGACTTTGTCGAACCGGGGGAAGTACTGACGGTTACCGCCGATTGGGTCAAGCAAGAAGGAAGCCTGACCTCGCTGAAGGTAAAAGGAACCGTGGCCGGCAACATGGCGGTCAGCGCAAAATTGGTGTTGCAGCGCTATAACCTGGGTGGGGATGAGTTGACTCCCACCGATCGGTTTGCAATCGGCAAGTTAAAAGAAGATTTCAACTTACTGTATCCTGAAGGCGGCCGCGCTTAG
- the ptsP gene encoding phosphoenolpyruvate--protein phosphotransferase: protein MSDLHKGIAVSPGVAVGTAYCILEIFVNPEKTKLDPHEITQELARYETARDQTSSDLSALQSKVESQVGKDEAAIFAAHRTILRDPAFTNKIRQWIVDERMTAQGALHRLLDEYTQLFSRMGDPYLQERLNDIRDVIVRLSAYLTDVLNDPDGGDGCLKGPLIVVADELLPSQAVALGDADVHGIVTERGSQTSHAAIIARSRGIPAVSGVPGIAARVKTGDTIVVNGGEGIVVVNPEAEELSAYRKLEREFFDLKDQLAANRDLPACTACGQDIELMANINNAQDAEAASAMGAGGVGLYRTEYLYLTHENVPDEAEQIGIYRQVINASPNRSVTIRTLDIGGDKTVAYLGHNHNEANPFMGWRSVRLSFEHPEFFMSQIRAILQSGVDIEGSEVRMMFPMITTVEELRKIRSFVRRAQRRLTEEKKPFSDVKVGMMLEVPAAAVVIRSMLDLVDFVSIGSNDLVQYLMAADRDNPKVSNLCQPLAPAVVHTLNDVIRACNMARVPVTLCGEMAGQPRAFILLLGMGLRSFSMSPAFVPTIKQLASQITIERAESLLARALQMKTTNQVKRFLRMELEEISPDIAKLDTDG, encoded by the coding sequence TTGTCAGACCTACATAAGGGGATAGCAGTCTCCCCCGGAGTCGCAGTCGGCACCGCCTACTGCATTCTCGAAATTTTCGTGAATCCGGAAAAGACGAAATTAGATCCCCACGAGATCACCCAGGAACTCGCGCGCTACGAGACGGCCAGAGACCAAACCTCCTCGGATCTGAGCGCGTTGCAGTCGAAGGTCGAAAGCCAAGTAGGCAAAGACGAAGCAGCGATTTTCGCCGCTCATCGCACGATACTGCGCGATCCCGCCTTCACCAACAAAATCCGACAGTGGATCGTTGACGAGCGAATGACCGCCCAAGGCGCTCTCCATCGACTCCTCGATGAATACACGCAACTTTTTTCCCGGATGGGGGATCCCTACCTACAGGAGCGACTGAATGACATCCGCGATGTCATCGTCCGCCTGAGCGCCTATCTGACCGATGTCCTTAACGATCCCGATGGGGGAGACGGCTGTTTAAAGGGGCCCCTGATCGTCGTTGCTGACGAATTGCTTCCCTCCCAAGCGGTCGCGCTGGGAGACGCTGACGTTCACGGGATCGTGACCGAGCGCGGCAGTCAGACGAGCCACGCCGCGATCATCGCTCGTAGTCGCGGCATTCCGGCGGTCTCTGGAGTACCCGGGATCGCGGCCCGGGTCAAAACAGGCGACACAATCGTCGTCAACGGCGGCGAAGGGATCGTTGTCGTTAATCCCGAAGCGGAAGAGTTGTCGGCCTATCGCAAGTTGGAACGCGAATTCTTTGACCTGAAGGATCAGCTGGCCGCCAATCGTGATTTGCCGGCGTGCACCGCTTGTGGTCAAGATATCGAGTTGATGGCCAACATCAACAACGCGCAAGACGCCGAAGCGGCCTCGGCGATGGGCGCCGGCGGAGTCGGCCTCTATCGAACGGAATACCTCTATCTGACGCACGAGAACGTTCCGGACGAAGCGGAGCAGATCGGCATCTATCGTCAGGTCATTAACGCCAGTCCCAACCGCAGCGTGACGATTCGTACGCTCGACATTGGCGGCGACAAAACCGTCGCTTATCTCGGTCACAACCACAACGAGGCGAACCCGTTTATGGGGTGGCGCAGCGTTCGACTTTCGTTTGAGCATCCCGAGTTCTTCATGTCACAAATTCGAGCGATCCTGCAATCAGGCGTCGACATCGAAGGAAGCGAAGTCCGTATGATGTTCCCAATGATCACGACGGTCGAGGAACTCCGCAAAATCCGCAGCTTCGTGCGCCGCGCTCAACGCCGTCTGACCGAAGAGAAAAAGCCGTTCTCGGACGTCAAAGTTGGCATGATGCTCGAAGTTCCCGCCGCCGCAGTCGTGATCCGTTCGATGCTCGATCTGGTCGACTTCGTCTCGATCGGCTCCAACGACCTGGTCCAATATCTCATGGCCGCCGATCGTGACAACCCGAAGGTCAGCAACCTGTGCCAACCGCTCGCGCCGGCGGTCGTGCATACGCTGAATGACGTCATCCGCGCCTGCAACATGGCCCGCGTTCCCGTTACCCTGTGCGGTGAGATGGCGGGCCAACCGCGCGCATTCATCCTGCTGCTAGGAATGGGGCTCCGCAGTTTCAGCATGAGCCCTGCGTTTGTGCCGACGATCAAACAACTTGCCTCACAGATTACTATCGAACGAGCCGAGTCGCTATTGGCTCGCGCGCTGCAAATGAAAACAACCAACCAGGTGAAGCGATTCTTGCGAATGGAGTTGGAAGAGATCTCGCCCGATATCGCGAAGCTCGATACCGATGGCTAA
- a CDS encoding beta-hydroxyacyl-ACP dehydratase: MRWYWVDQFLEFESGKSAKSIKSISLAEEHLHDHFQGIPIMPHSLVIEGIAQTGGLLVAQYYDFRERVILAKVSKAIFHFAAVPGTQLIYSVEAHDIREDGAYISATSHCGERLHAEVELFFAHLDEQDNDRELFDTADLLQLLRLYRLFDIGRKPDGSPIQPPQYMLDAEAASLGRN; this comes from the coding sequence ATGCGTTGGTATTGGGTTGATCAGTTCCTCGAATTCGAGAGCGGAAAATCGGCCAAATCGATCAAATCGATTTCGCTTGCCGAAGAACATCTGCATGACCACTTCCAAGGCATTCCTATCATGCCCCACTCGTTGGTCATTGAGGGGATCGCCCAAACCGGCGGACTTCTAGTCGCCCAGTACTATGATTTTCGAGAACGCGTCATTCTGGCGAAAGTGTCGAAAGCGATCTTCCACTTTGCTGCAGTCCCCGGCACGCAACTGATTTACTCGGTCGAGGCGCATGATATCCGCGAAGATGGCGCCTATATCTCGGCGACCAGCCACTGTGGAGAGCGATTGCATGCCGAGGTCGAATTGTTCTTTGCTCATCTGGACGAGCAAGACAATGACCGAGAACTGTTTGATACCGCCGATTTGCTGCAACTGCTGCGACTTTATCGGCTCTTCGACATCGGCAGAAAACCGGACGGATCGCCGATCCAACCGCCGCAATACATGCTGGATGCGGAAGCGGCCTCCTTAGGTCGAAATTAG